One genomic segment of Brassica napus cultivar Da-Ae chromosome A3, Da-Ae, whole genome shotgun sequence includes these proteins:
- the LOC106352503 gene encoding protein GOLVEN 10: MSSVHAVSVLLLFLLLHLSNSRHLDNVHITDSQISLDKDQNVVPGLTSKEPVRVSRFVPGVKKNRHHRPPLLFADYPKPSTRPPRHN; encoded by the exons ATGAGCTCAGTTCATGCTGTTTCAGTCCTTCTCTTGTTTCTGCTCTTGCATCTTTCTAATTCTCGCCACCTCGACAACGTTCACATCACAGATTCTCAGATTTCGCTTGACAAG GATCAAAATGTTGTCCCCGGTTTGACATCTAAAGAACCGGTTAGAGTATCTCGGTTTGTGCCGGGCGTAAAGAAGAACCGCCATCACCGCCCGCCGCTCTTATTTGCAGATTACCCGAAGCCTTCCACTCGGCCTCCACGCCATAACTGA
- the LOC106345882 gene encoding 23.5 kDa heat shock protein, mitochondrial — protein sequence MASSTSLALRRLISSSVVPRSVRPAASLRLFNTNAARSYEEGDDRNHRPNRTVSPRGGDFFSDMFDPFTPTRSLSQVLNFMDQIGESPLASSMRGGMGARGWDVKEKDDGLHLRIDMPGLSREDVKLSLEQNTLVIKGEGGEEEEEDGRKFSSRIGLPEKVYKTDEIKAEMKNGVLKVVVPKLKEAERNSVRHIQVD from the exons ATGGCGTCATCAACGTCTCTAGCACTCAGGAGACTTATCTCTTCCTCCGTCGTCCCTCGCTCCGTTCGTCCAGCGGCTTCTCTGCGCCTCTTCAATACCAACGCAGCTAGGAGCTACGAAGAGGGAGACGATAGGAACCATCGCCCTAACCGGACAGTTTCTCCCCGCGGTGGCGATTTCTTCTCAG ACATGTTCGATCCGTTTACACCGACGAGGAGCTTGAGCCAGGTGCTTAATTTCATGGATCAGATCGGCGAAAGCCCTCTGGCATCATCTATGCGCGGTGGGATGGGAGCTCGTGGATGGGACGTGAAAGAGAAAGACGACGGGTTGCACCTGAGGATCGATATGCCGGGGCTGAGCAGAGAGGATGTGAAGCTCTCTCTGGAACAGAACACTCTCGTGATCAAAGGCGAAGggggtgaagaagaagaagaagatggacgGAAGTTTTCGAGCAGGATAGGATTACCTGAGAAAGTATACAAGACGGATGAGATAAAGGCGGAGATGAAGAACGGCGTGTTGAAAGTCGTTGTGCCCAAGTTGAAAGAGGCTGAGCGTAACAGCGTTCGCCACATCCAAGTTGATTAA
- the LOC106345880 gene encoding luc7-like protein 3 → MDAQRALLDELMGAARNLTDEERRGFKEIKWDDREVCAFYMVRFCPHDLFVNTKSDLGACSRIHDPKLKESFENSPRHDSYVPKFEAELVQFCEKLVNDLDRKVRRGQERLAQELEPPPPPSLSGEKAEQLAVLEEKIKNLLEQVEALGEEGKVDEAEALMRKVEGLNTEKAMLIQRPNDKVLAMVQEKKMALCDVCGSFLVSNDAVERTQSHVTGKQHVGYGMVRDFLAEQKAAKDKGREEERLVRGKEADDKRKPRERESESRRSGSRERERHRDHRDRDRDVDRHRDRGRDHRKPYDRRSRSGRDGRDRSRSRSPRGRSGHRRVSRSPVRQN, encoded by the exons ATGGATGCTCAACGAGCTCTGCTGGACGAACTCATGGGCGCAG CTCGTAATCTGACGGACGAAGAGAGAAGAGGATTCAAGGAGATTAAGTGGGATGACAGAGAGGTCTGCGCTTTCTACATGGTTCGATTTTGTCCTCATGACCTCTTCGTCAACACCAAAAGCGATCTTGGTGCGTGCTCGAGAATTCATGATCCCAAGCTCAAAGAGAG CTTTGAGAATTCTCCAAGGCATGATTCCTATGTTCCTAAGTTCGAGGCTGAGCTTGTTCAGTTTTGCGAGAAGCTG GTGAATGATCTTGACAGGAAGGTAAGGCGTGGACAAGAACGCCTTGCGCAAGAGCTTGAACCTCCTCCACCACCTTCTCTATCTGGAGAGAAAGCTGAGCAGCTCGCTGTTCTGGAGGAGAAGATTAAGAACCTTCTCGAACAAGTTGAAGCGCTTGGTGAAGAAGGCAAAGTCGATGAAGCTGAAGCCCTGATGAGAAAG GTGGAAGGGCTTAATACTGAGAAGGCAATGCTGATACAGCGACCAAATGACAAGGTACTAGCGATGGtacaagagaagaagatggcACTGTGTGATGTTTGTGGTTCATTCCTTGTCTCTAATGATGCTGTAGAAAGGACTCAGTCTCATGTCACCGGGAAGCAGCATGTTGGCTATGGCATGGTCCGGGATTTTCTTGCTGAACAAAAA GCTGCTAAAGATAAAGGAAGGGAAGAAGAAAGACTAGTCAGAGGGAAAGAAGCAGATGATAAGAGGAAACCGAGGGAGAGGGAAAGCGAGAGTAGGAGGAGTGGTTCTAGGGAAAGAGAAAGACACCGTGATCATCGGGATAGAGACAGAGATGTGGACAGACACAGAGACCGTGGTAGAGATCATAGAAAGCCTTATGACAGGAGATCCAGGAGTGGGAGAGATGGTCGTGACCGAAGCAGGTCACGTTCTCCTCGTGGAAGGTCTGGTCACAGAAGGGTGTCGAGAAGTCCTGTTCGCCAGAACTAG
- the LOC106345879 gene encoding F-box protein At5g51380-like: MSFREKMPTSPKSPLRRRRSSWTGSWLNHPTTSFKEVVSAVIQAQSPRSTSKPQTSDFDFNFDFDSSKVDRTLSLPDSLLLRILQKLPDSQNNNNDVSLVCKRWLSLQGRRLRTLKLLDYDFLLSEKLVSRFPKLTSIDLSNACMNPNPNPNPPRILLCHKSTSCHVSSDSSNWEENLLPSEVIDRGLRVLGRGSCDLLNLVVTNATELGLLGLAEHCSDLQELELRKCNDNLLRGIAACEGLRVLRLVGSVEGLYTSSVSDIGLTILAQGCKGLVKLELSGCEGSFDGIKAIGQCCEVLEELTVCDHKMDDGGWLAALSYFGSLKRLRVLSCRKIDSSPGPEKMLRSCPGLESLELVRSCLNDKEGLRALFKVCDGVKRVYIQDCWGLDDDSFSLAKAFRKVRFVSLEGCSVLTTGGLESVILHWEELESMRVVSCKNIKDSEISPALSSLFSLLKELTWRPDTRSHLSSKLEGAGIGKRGGKFFKKR; the protein is encoded by the exons ATGTCGTTTCGGGAGAAGATGCCGACGAGTCCCAAATCGCCTCTACGAAGAAGACGCTCGAGCTGGACCGGGTCATGGCTCAACCACCCCACGACGTCGTTCAAGGAAGTCGTCTCCGCCGTGATCCAGGCTCAATCGCCGAGATCCAcgtctaaaccccaaacctccgATTTCGATTTCAATTTCGATTTCGATTCCTCCAAAGTCGATCGAACGCTCTCCTTACCCGACTCTCTCCTCCTCAGAATCCTCCAGAAGCTTCCCGATTCCCAGAACAACAACAACGACGTCTCTCTCGTCTGCAAACGGTGGCTGAGTCTCCAGGGACGCCGTCTCCGCACTCTAAAGCTCCTCGATTACGACTTCCTCTTATCCGAGAAGCTCGTCTCGAGATTCCCCAAGCTCACGAGCATCGATTTATCAAACGCGTGTATGAATCCGAATCCGAATCCGAATCCGCCGCGCATCCTCCTCTGCCACAAATCGACTTCGTGCCACGTGTCATCAGACTCGTCGAATTGGGAGGAGAATCTTTTACCGAGCGAAGTGATCGATAGAGGGCTTAGGGTGTTAGGAAGAGGAAGCTGCGATTTGCTCAACCTCGTGGTGACCAACGCTACTGAGTTAGGTTTACTCGGTTTAGCCGAGCACTGTTCCGATCTTCAAGAGCTTGAGCTACGCAAGTGTAACGATAATCTCTTACGTGGCATCGCTGCTTGCGAGGGCCTAAGAGTGTTGAGACTGGTGGGAAGCGTGGAGGGACTGTATACTTCTTCTGTTTCCGATATTGGTTTGACGATATTAGCACAAGGGTGTAAGGGGCTGGTGAAGCTTGAGCTTAGTGGCTGTGAAGGTAGCTTTGATGGGATTAAAGCGATAGGGCAGTGCTGTGAGGTGCTTGAAGAGCTTACGGTTTGTGATCATAAGATGGATGATGGTGGTTGGTTAGCTGCGCTTTCGTATTTCGGGAGTTTGAAGAGGCTGAGAGTGTTGTCTTGTAGAAAGATTGATTCTAGTCCTGGCCCGGAGAAGATGCTTAGGTCTTGTCCGGGGTTGGAGAGTTTGGAGCTCGTGAGGTCTTGTTTGAATGATAAAGAAGGGTTGAGAGCTTTGTTCAAGGTGTGTGATGGAGTGAAAAGGGTTTATATTCAGGATTGCTGGGGATTGGATGATGATTCGTTCAGCTTGGCTAAAGCTTTCAG GAAGGTGAGGTTTGTGTCATTGGAAGGATGCTCAGTCCTAACAACAGGCGGTTTAGAGTCGGTGATATTGCACTGGGAAGAGCTCGAGAGCATGAGAGTGGTGTCATGTAAGAATATAAAAGACAGCGAGATTTCACCGGCACTCTCGTCTTTGTTCTCACTTCTCAAAGAACTGACGTGGAGACCAGACACAAGGTCTCATCTCTCGTCCAAGCTCGAAGGTGCTGGAATTGGAAAGAGAGGCGGCAAATTCTTCAAGAAGAGATGA
- the LOC106345878 gene encoding splicing factor-like protein 1: MDSIELNNSNPSLDQPPPPSSETVASLAPDQIPAPEATNGEKNQSDDTTTRRKRRSRWDPPPSESVNNTTAEGGGGDSGTGTRKRKSRWADDEPKPTIQLPDFVKEFGGGIEFDPEIQVLNSRLLDISRLLQSGMALDDRPEGQRSPSPEPVYDNMGIRINTREYRARERLNRERQEIISQIIKKNPAFKPPADYRPPKLQKKLFIPMKDYPGYNFIGLIIGPRGNTQKRMERETGAKIVIRGKGSMKEGRLQKKDMKYDPAENEDLHVLVEADTQEALDAAAGMVEKLLQPVDEVLNEHKRQQLRELATLNGTIRDEEFCRLCGEPGHRQFACPSRLNTFKSDVLCKICGDGGHPTIDCPVKDTTGKKMDDEYQNFLAELGGTLPESSLKQSSTTLALGAGSSGSNPPWANNGGSGASAHPGLGSNPAKPSKEYDEKNLYIGFLPTMLEDDGLINLFSPFGEIVMAKVIKDHVSGLSRGYGFVKYADVQMANSAIQAMNGYRLEGKTLAVRIAGKPAPPPGPPAPPPPTQSYPPPPSQQYGAGGQLPNPSYSPAPVPWGGPVPSYSPYAPPPPPPGSYHPVPGQHMPPYGMHYPPPPPPPHVTQAPPPGTTASESQQSFPPGVVQADSGTPPSSVPPNVYGSSLGQPPYMSYPSYYTAVPPPVPTSSADHSQSMSNMPWASNPPVSSTDHSQGLGNAPWAPNPPMPPSVGYSQSMGNAPWAPKPPAQPPAENPSAVGDSEYEKFMAEMK; the protein is encoded by the coding sequence ATGGATTCCATCGAATTGAACAATTCGAATCCTTCCCTCGATCaacctcctcctccttcctctGAAACCGTAGCTTCCCTCGCTCCCGATCAGATTCCGGCTCCCGAAGCTACCAACGGCGAGAAGAATCAATCCGATGATACCACAACCCGGAGGAAGCGTCGGAGCAGGTGGGATCCTCCGCCTTCCGAGTCGGTCAACAATACTACCGCCGAAGGTGGTGGTGGCGATTCCGGTACCGGGACTAGGAAGCGTAAGTCGAGATGGGCGGACGATGAGCCGAAGCCGACGATTCAGCTTCCTGATTTCGTTAAGGAGTTCGGTGGAGGTATCGAGTTCGATCCCGAGATTCAGGTTTTGAATAGCAGGTTGCTTGATATCAGTAGGCTGCTTCAGTCCGGTATGGCTTTGGATGATAGACCTGAAGGCCAGAGGTCTCCTTCGCCTGAGCCTGTGTATGATAACATGGGGATTAGGATTAACACTAGGGAGTACAGAGCGAGGGAGAGGTTGAATAGAGAGAGGCAAGAGATTATCTCTCAGATCATCAAAAAGAATCCTGCTTTTAAACCTCCTGCGGATTATAGGCCTCCCAAGCTCCAGAAGAAGCTGTTCATTCCGATGAAGGATTATCCTGGCTATAATTTCATTGGTCTTATTATTGGTCCCAGGGGGAATACTCAGAAGAGAATGGAGAGGGAGACTGGTGCTAAGATTGTGATTAGGGGTAAAGGGTCTATGAAAGAAGGTAGGCTGCAGAAGAAGGATATGAAGTACGACCCTGCAGAGAATGAGGATTTGCATGTTTTAGTCGAGGCTGATACTCAGGAAGCTCTTGATGCTGCTGCTGGTATGGTTGAGAAGCTCCTGCAGCCTGTTGATGAGGTGCTGAATGAACACAAGAGGCAGCAGCTGAGGGAGCTTGCTACCTTGAATGGGACTATAAGGGATGAAGAATTCTGTAGGCTGTGTGGTGAGCCAGGACATAGGCAGTTTGCTTGTCCGTCTCGTTTGAATACCTTTAAAAGTGATGTGCTTTGCAAGATTTGTGGTGATGGTGGACACCCTACTATTGATTGCCCTGTGAAGGATACCACTGGGAAGAAAATGGATGATGAGTATCAGAACTTTTTGGCAGAGTTAGGAGGAACTCTCCCTGAATCTTCTCTTAAACAGAGTAGTACTACCTTGGCTCTGGGAGCGGGAAGTTCCGGAAGTAATCCTCCATGGGCTAACAATGGGGGCAGTGGGGCAAGTGCGCATCCTGGCTTAGGGTCAAATCCAGCCAAACCCTCTAAAGAATATGATGAAAAAAATCTGTACATTGGGTTCTTGCCTACGATGCTCGAGGACGATGGTTTGATTAATCTTTTTTCACCCTTTGGTGAAATTGTGATGGCAAAGGTAATCAAGGACCATGTTTCTGGTCTGAGCAGAGGCTATGGTTTTGTGAAGTACGCAGATGTCCAGATGGCCAATTCGGCAATACAGGCGATGAATGGTTATCGGTTAGAAGGTAAAACACTTGCTGTCAGGATTGCTGGTAAACCGGCACCGCCTCCTGGGCCACCGGCACCTCCGCCACCTACTCAATCTTATCCTCCTCCACCATCACAACAATATGGCGCTGGTGGGCAACTGCCAAATCCTTCATATTCACCGGCTCCAGTTCCTTGGGGTGGTCCTGTTCCTTCCTATTCTCCATATGCTCCTCCGCCTCCTCCTCCTGGTTCTTACCATCCTGTCCCTGGTCAACATATGCCTCCTTATGGAATGCACtacccaccaccaccaccacctcctcaTGTGACACAAGCTCCTCCGCCTGGCACTACTGCTAGTGAAAGCCAGCAAAGCTTCCCGCCAGGAGTAGTACAAGCAGACAGTggtactcctccttcatctgtGCCACCAAATGTCTATGGGAGTTCGCTTGGACAGCCTCCATATATGAGTTATCCATCTTATTACACTGCTGTTCCACCTCCAGTGCCGACGTCGTCTGCTGATCATTCCCAAAGCATGAGTAACATGCCATGGGCCAGCAATCCTCCGGTGTCGTCAACTGATCACTCGCAAGGTCTAGGTAATGCACCTTGGGCACCTAACCCTCCTATGCCACCTTCTGTTGGATACTCGCAGAGCATGGGGAACGCTCCCTGGGCTCCCAAGCCTCCAGCACAGCCACCTGCAGAGAATCCATCTGCTGTTGGAGATTCTGAGTATGAGAAGTTCATGGCTGAGATGAAGTAG
- the LOC106345877 gene encoding ceramide kinase-like, producing the protein MDGSNCELSVMSGCFYLDHVGDVLLTRNQHGLSWKCLDSSDCEGTTCLGIGSWENTETEIKLSDIYAVEFDSYGLVHSPKSGLGHAKECFRKRLLTTQQMYRFTVHGFQTSPKEPCLWKLAAFTFGHMDLQTCQSWMDQLNYTLIKDVERPRNLLVFVHPKSGKASGLKIWETVSKIFIRAKVNTKVLVTERAGHAFDVMASIQNKELHSYDGIIAVGGDGFFNEVLNGYLLSRLKVPLPPSPSDSFTTVQSRGSSSVPESGDGVHESDQKEHFPLLHDSVQEVMNFRTVNGSCQGTEDPDHPFSGERPRFGLIPAGSTDAIVICTTGARDPVTSALHIILGRKLFLDAMQVVRWKTTPTSAIEPFIRYAASFAGYGFYGDVISESEKYRWMGPKRYDYVGTKVFLKHRSYEAEVMFEEAENAKASPLTRSKTWPFRSTTRSEKILCRAKCSVCSSKAEDGNSIRASCQEKTRWCRTRGRFLSIGAAVMSNRNERAPDGLVVDAHLSDGFLHLILIKDCSRPKYLWHLTELAKKGGEPLNFEFVEYHKTRAFTFTSIGEAESVWNLDGEIFEAHHLSAQVLRGLIPLFASGPEV; encoded by the exons ATGGACGGCAGCAATTGTGAATTGTCGGTAATGAGCGGGTGTTTTTACTTGGATCATGTCGGAGATGTTTTGCTTACACGGAATCAACATGGTTTGTCCTGGAAATGTTTGGATTCTTCAGATTGT GAGGGAACGACTTGTTTGGGAATTGGAAGTTGGGAGAATACTGAAACAGAGATCAAGTTGTCTGATATTTATGCTGTAGAGTTTGATAGCTATGGCTTGGTGCATAGTCCAAAGTCAGGCCTTGGACATGCCAAAGAATGTTTCCGCAAACGCTTGTTAACTACTCAACAG ATGTATCGGTTCACTGTCCACGGATTTCAAACTTCGCCAAAGGAGCCTTGTCTTTGGAAACTTGCTGCATTCACTTTTGGGCATATGGATTTGCAGACGTGCCAGAGCTGGATGGATCAGTTGAATTACACTTTGATCAAGGATGTTGAAAGACCAAGAAATCTTTTG GTATTCGTCCATCCAAAAAGTGGCAAAGCAAGTGGCCTTAAGATATGGGAAACGGTCTCCAAGATTTTCATTCGCGCTAAAGTTAATACTAAG GTGCTTGTAACAGAACGAGCAGGTCATGCATTTGATGTAATGGCATCCATCCAAAACAAAGAACTCCATTCATACGATGGCATCATAGCTGTT GGCGGAGACGGTTTCTTCAACGAAGTCCTTAATGGATATCTTTTGTCAAGGCTCAAAGTCCCTCTTCCACCAAGTCCTTCAGATTCCTTTACCACTGTTCAAAGTAGAGGTAGCTCCTCAGTTCCAGAATCAGGAGATGGAGTTCATGAGAGTGACCAAAAGGAACACTTCCCTCTTCTTCATGATTCAGTTCAAGAGGTCATGAATTTCA GGACAGTCAATGGCTCATGTCAAG GAACTGAAGATCCTGATCATCCCTTCAGTGGTGAAAGGCCTAGATTTGGCCTCATCCCTGCAGGCTCAACTGATGCAATAGTTATATG CACCACAGGAGCTCGTGATCCTGTAACATCTGCGCTGCATATCATTCTAGGTAGAAAGCTCTTCCTTGACGCAATGCAGGTTGTGCGGTGGAAAACGACACCAACATCAGCGATTGAACCTTTTATTCGTTATGCAGCCTCATTTGCTGG ATACGGGTTTTACGGTGATGTTATTTCAGAGAGTGAAAAGTATCGGTGGATGGGTCCTAAACGCTATGATTATGTTGGAACTAAAGTATTCTTGAAGCACAG ATCATATGAGGCAGAGGTGATGTTTGAAGAAGCAGAGAACGCTAAAGCTTCACCACTCACGCGGAGCAAGACATGGCCGTTTCGAAGTACAACAAGATCAGAGAAGATACTGTGTCGGGCAAAATGCAGCGTTTGTAGCAGTAAGGCGGAGGATGGGAATAGTATACGCGCATCGTGTCAAGAAAAAACAAGATGGTGTAGAACGAGAGGGCGGTTTCTGAGTATAGGTGCTGCGGTGATGTCAAACCGAAATGAGAGAGCACCTGATGGTCTTGTCGTGGATGCACACCTCTCTGACGGTTTCCTTCATCTCATACTCATCAAAGATTGTTCACGTCCCAAGTACTTATG GCACCTCACTGAGCTTGCGAAGAAAGGCGGGGAGCCTTTGAACTTTGAGTTTGTGGAATATCACAAG ACACGAGCGTTCACGTTTACTTCGATTGGGGAAGCTGAGAGTGTGTGGAACTTGGATGGAGAGATCTTTGAGGCTCACCATTTGTCAGCTCAAGTCTTGCGTGGTCTTATACCTCTCTTTGCCTCTGGTCCCGAGGTATAA